One window from the genome of Zonotrichia leucophrys gambelii isolate GWCS_2022_RI chromosome 27, RI_Zleu_2.0, whole genome shotgun sequence encodes:
- the C27H17orf113 gene encoding uncharacterized protein C17orf113 homolog, whose protein sequence is MVPPGKKPAGETSNSNKKCKRYFNEHWKEEFTWLEFDYERKLMFCAECRQALVKNKHGKAENAFTVGTDNFQRHALLRHVTSGAHRQALAVNRQQLAFDTPRAGHPELRSLIKVEVNPAKVAVLTTVYWMAKEEMPDEKCSSLLSLQKFNLCQALLASEHSEFYHPGSVREMQAAIAKVLHNEDRHRIKASPFIGLVVDETVDVLEHRSLAVFTTTVSPCNGQTSTTFLGSFELPAGEASTVAGKVGEVMRSFGIPSMKLTWLSADSASLVAERLSGVGTALSSLCPLLTEVHCLSHGTSLLLAESISTIEYLQKYETTVDAVYRLYSSFQGEGESLQELRRVLDLCEIDLGSPKAIHWTSIFPAVEAIDSSWPTLVLLLESQAECSPVARGLCEELKKFQFVAFTKILLDVLPIFQKLSRFFQIEDFDLSILKPIVSATATTLQAQQSTSGQNLQEFLREMNKHPQDGREGESRLYYKGVELANCSQVHLKHFEHLKDSYLEKVRGNLLDRFPSSVLEAISSFSAIFNPKCYPQSLEDIGSYGVSELNFLLRVYSRVVVSERALSDFPLFKRIVFSLSQLSFKDLCVKLVYSSSEMHELFPDFAVLAAIALALPLGSVLAEKIRRGRELLQRGRSRLARDQGLSDLMKIAIDGPAISEFNFALAIECYESMRESGFIVAQVK, encoded by the exons atgGTGCCTCCGGGGAAAAAGCCAGCTGGGGAAACTTCCAATTCCAACAAAAAGTGCAAACGCTATTTTAATGAGCACTGGAAGGAGGAGTTCACCTGGCTGGAGTTTGACTATGAGAGGAAGCTCATGTTTTGCGCGGAGTGCCGGCAGGCCCTGGTGAAGAACAAGCACGGGAAAGCGGAGAACGCTTTCACCGTGGGCACCGACAACTTCCAGCGGCACGCGCTGCTGCGCCACGTCACCTCGGGTGCCCACCGCCAGGCGCTGGCCGTCAACCGCCAGCAGCTGGCCTTCGACACCCCCCGTGCCGGCCACCCCGAGCTGCGCTCGCTCATCAAGGTGGAGGTGAACCCGGCCAAGGTGGCCGTCCTCACCACGGTCTACTGGATGGCCAAGGAGGAGATGCCCGATGAGAAGtgctcctccctgctgagctTGCAGAAGTTCAACCTGTGCCAGGCGCTGCTGGCGTCGGAGCACAGCGAGTTCTACCACCCTGGCAGCGTCAGGGAGATGCAG gcagccaTTGCCAAAGTCCTCCACAACGAGGACAGGCACAGGATCAAAGCCTCGCCGTTCATTGGGCTGGTGGTGGACGAGACAGTGGACGTCCTGGAGCACCGCAGCCTCGCCGTGTTCACCACCACTGTCTCCCCCTGCAACGGGCAGacctccaccaccttcctggGCAGCTTCGAGCTGCCTGCAGGGGAGGCCTCCACGGTGGCAGGCAAGGTGGGCGAGGTGATGCGCTCCTTTGGCATCCCCAGCATGAAGCTCACCTGGCTCAGCGCTGACAGTGCCTCGCTGGTGGCCGAGCGGCTCAGCGGGGTGGGGACGGCGCTGAGCTCGCTCTGCCCGCTCCTCACTGAGGTGCACTGCCTGTCCCACggcacctccctgctgctggccgAGAGCATCAGCACTATCGAGTACCTCCAGAAGTATGAGACCACTGTGGATGCTGTGTATAGGCTCTACTCCAGCTTCcagggggaaggggagagcctgcaggagctgcggAGGGTCCTGGACCTTTGTGAGATAGACCTTGGGAGCCCCAAAGCCATCCACTGGACCTCTATCTTCCCAGCTGTAGAAGCCATTGACTCCTCGTGGCCCacgctggtgctgctgctggagagccaGGCAGAGTGCTCACCCGTGGCCCGTGGCCTCTGTGAAGAGCTCAAGAAGTTCCAGTTTGTGGCCTTCACCAAGATCCTCCTGGACGTCCTCCCCATCTTCCAGAAGCTCAGTCGTTTCTTCCAGATCGAGGATTTTGACCTCTCCATCTTGAAGCCCATAGTCTCAGCCACGGCCACCACGCTGCAGGCCCAGCAGAGCACCAGTGGCCAGAACCTCCAGGAGTTCCTCAGAGAGATGAACAAGCACCCACAGGACGGCCGGGAGGGTGAGAGCCGCCTCTACTACAAGGGTGTTGAACTTGCCAACTGCTCCCAGGTGCACTTGAAACACTTTGAGCACCTGAAGGACAGCTACCTGGAGAAGGTACGGGGCAACCTGCTGGACAGGTTCCCCAGCAGCGTCCTGGAGGCcatcagctccttctctgccatCTTCAACCCCAAGTGCTACCCTCAGTCTCTGGAGGACATTGGCAGCTACGGGGTGAGCGAGCTGAATTTCCTGCTGCGCGTGTACTCGCGGGTGGTGGTGAGCGAGAGGGCCCTGAGCGACTTCCCCCTCTTCAAACGCATCGTCTTCAGCCTCAGCCAGCTCTCCTTCAAGGACCTGTGTGTCAAGCTGGTCTACAGCAGCTCTGAGATGCACGAGCTCTTCCCAGACTTTGCTGTCCTGGCCGCTATAGCCCTGGCCTTGCCGCTGGGCTCGGTGCTGGCCGAGAAGATCCGCCGGGgccgggagctgctgcagcgCGGCCGCTCGCGCCTCGCCAGGGACCAGGGCCTCTCTGACCTCATGAAGATCGCCATCGACGGGCCAGCCATCAGCGAGTTCAACTTTGCCTTGGCCATCGAGTGCTACGAGAGCATGAGGGAGTCTGGGTTCATCGTGGCGCAGGTGAAgtga
- the NKIRAS2 gene encoding NF-kappa-B inhibitor-interacting Ras-like protein 2 isoform X1, with protein MGKSCKVVVCGQASVGKTSILEQLLYGNHVVGSEMIETQEDIYVGSIETDRGVREQVRFYDTRGLRDGLELPKHCFSCTDGYVLVYSTDSKESFKRVELLKKEIDKSKDKKEVTIVVLGNKCDLQEQRRVDHDAAQHWAKGEKVKLWEVSVADRRTLIEPFIYLASKMTQPQSKSAFPLSRKNKGSGSMDG; from the exons ATGGGCAAGAGCTGCAAGGTGGTGGTGTGCGGGCAGGCCTCGGTGGGCAAAACCtccatcctggagcagctgctctaCGGGAACCATGTGGTCG GCTCGGAGATGATCGAGACGCAGGAGGACATTTACGTGGGCTCCATCGAGACCGACCGCGGCGTGAGGGAGCAGGTGCGCTTCTACGACACGCGGGGGCTGCGCGacgggctggagctgcccaagCACTGCTTCTCCTGCACCGACGGCTACGTGCTGGTCTACAGCACCGACAGCAAGGAGTCCTTCAAGCGTGTCGAGCTGCTCAAGAAGGAGATCGACAAGTCCAAGGACAAGAAGGAG GTCACCATTGTGGTTTTGGGCAACAAGTGTGACCTGCAGGAGCAGCGGCGGGTGGACCACGatgcagcccagcactgggccAAGGGCGAGAAGGTGAAGCTGTGGGAGGTGTCCGTGGCTGACCGGCGCACGCTGATCGAGCCCTTCATCTACCTGGCCAGCAAGATGACCCAGCCACAGAGCAAGTCTGCCTTTCCCCTGAGCCGCAAGAACAAGGGCAGTGGGTCCATGGATGGATGA
- the NKIRAS2 gene encoding NF-kappa-B inhibitor-interacting Ras-like protein 2 isoform X2: MGKSCKVVVCGQASVGKTSILEQLLYGNHVVGSEMIETQEDIYVGSIETDRGVREQVPRSPSSVSSCSRRRSTSPRTRRRSPLWFWATSVTCRSSGGWTTMQPSTGPRARR; this comes from the exons ATGGGCAAGAGCTGCAAGGTGGTGGTGTGCGGGCAGGCCTCGGTGGGCAAAACCtccatcctggagcagctgctctaCGGGAACCATGTGGTCG GCTCGGAGATGATCGAGACGCAGGAGGACATTTACGTGGGCTCCATCGAGACCGACCGCGGCGTGAGGGAGCAGGTGC CAAGGAGTCCTTCAAGCGTGTCGAGCTGCTCAAGAAGGAGATCGACAAGTCCAAGGACAAGAAGGAG GTCACCATTGTGGTTTTGGGCAACAAGTGTGACCTGCAGGAGCAGCGGCGGGTGGACCACGatgcagcccagcactgggccAAGGGCGAGAAGGTGA